In Drechmeria coniospora strain ARSEF 6962 chromosome 03, whole genome shotgun sequence, the DNA window gtacatgtacgaacatgtactccgtacttacacctacctgtGTACAGCAATACAGTACTAccatacctacctagtagtataatGCAAGCCTCCGAgacacttgtactgtactctttACGGCTTACCGtacacagtacatgtacactctacctgcatgtaggtgtacaactacggagtgctgtagtTGCTAGGTGAGGTGTAAAGGCAAGAAATCATACGTtcccgtactccgcacaaaGGAcagtgtacttaagtacagtacgagtactccgtactgtacggagtacacgtacaagtatgcaGGTAATGTGCCCCAGCGCGCCAGGCGGACCTGTTCTCAATGGAAACTGGATTCCCCAGGCACCAATCCTTCGCGCGGGTGGTAAGAATTCTCCGCGACTACTTAAATTATTGAGGGCCGTGAGGAAATTGGCAATCCATGGGTCGCTATTATTAGTATCTTATGCACGTGTAGGtctacggagtgctccgaaTCCGGATCGCATCGCTCGTTAATACTCCATTCTCGCATCATAACACGCAACGATTGGGTCATGGATGGAGCCTGTTGATGTTTCTACTGTAGGCGAGTGCTGGGGTGCCGGTACCTGTGTTTGTGCAGGtttggtgtacatgtactccctacGGTGCGTTTCCTCCAGCCCCTGCacaagtagatgtacttggTATTTGTACACGGGCTCATTCGGAGGGAGTGTGGAGTCCCTATTCTCGTGTACATATACTTATATTGGCACGAAGGAACTCCGTGTGAAGTATTGTAACAGGCACTGTCCATCCGTTACGTGCCAGTGCTGTAGGGAGGCATGGGATCGTGCCGCGCAACCGATCggagaaggaaaaggaaaagaaCAACACCAACCAGCCTCCCCCACCTACTTGTAattagtacttgtgcttgctcaTTCGAGCTGAAAGAAGCCAATGTTCTGTTTCGGGAGCGTATGCAGGATATGCAGGACGTAATGCGGCACGTGACGCATTCCTCATTCTTCATGCCAACCCCCGCAGGGAACGGCGCGTCGTCGGTTCACAGTGTCAAGCATGTGGTGCAGCCTCCTTGCCAAGAGTTTCTCTGCTGGACTGTGCGCAAGTGCAGTAATAgttcatgcaagtactccgtacatgtaatacagtacatgaacacctaccgagtacaactactccgtacatgtgcggtgCTGCAGTTACAGTACGTCaacaggtactgtacggagtacccacAAGTACTGCGGTGGTagtgagtacttacaagtagtacggagtacttacttacagtacttatggACCGACGGACCGGCAAAGGCATTGTATTTCGTACTACGTAAGAAAAAACactgtacggggtacggagtacatgcaagtaactgtacagtatttcaCAACCGCTACGGAGCACTATCAGTACTTACGATGGAGCACCCCTGCTAGCCGTTGATATCGGCACATTGTTCCTTCGTGACCCATGATCCTTGGCACAGTTATTATTTCTCCTTACCGGAAGAGTTCTTGCGCGTTATTGCATCGTcccgcggccgtcggcgataATTAATAAAACAATGCACGACCACTCAAGTACACGTGCTGTAAGTGCAACTGAATACTGTATTGTAGGAGCAAGTAATAGTTCTGCATCTACTGTCTGTCCATGTGTCTGTGGGTGcaaagtacggatacagtgcgagctcgacgaccgagTGATTGTCGTCTCGTTCActcgccgccaccgcacGTCCATTGGGACCAATGAGCCTGTGGCAGTGCTTCTGCGTCATCCCTCGCGTCTTTGTTTACTTAGCGCACGCACTCCAGGACCAGATCACGTGAAGGGTGCTACCTTGCACGTGcacaggtgcatgtacagtgcaggcTTGTGgccgtaccgtacatgtccatgtaccCTGCTGTACTGCCTACGGTACCTACGCTGTGCGCTGCCGTTGCAGCAGTGTGCCAAGTTGTCGAGTGCCCGTGCGGCAgcggtacttgtgctcgcaagtcctgtacttgcaccgccatgtaccgtactgtatggagtaccaAGTATACATTGTGCGTGTCCTCCCTGCTGCTAGCCGCCGAATACGAGACATGACTAGTAATAGCGCCTAGCCCCCTTACCCGCCCCTCCCGCTACGTCTCCCCCTTTCATCACATACTTATTACTGGCTGTATTATTCCgctaataatacttgtatgCTCGTCTTCTCGACGACTCTCCTTTCTTCAacttcccttcccttcccttccctccctccccttcccttccccATCCCGATCCTTTCCCGGCTTCGCAGCGCCTTCGCTTTCGTCGAAGCTAGTCACTCTTTCGGAGACAAAGACTTACTATTCCTCCTTCGTCATCCTCACGTTCGCTCGCTCCATCACCGCTCCTCCTTCCTCCCATCGCCTTCCCCACCGCCGGAGGCTCTTCCTTTCTCGCCTACCGACGTGCTGATCACACCATCCGATCCTTTCATTACGGATACGAAAACGAAATCGTGCCGCCATGCGTTTcacctcctccctcctcgcgagcaccctcgccgtcggcgcttcCGCCTCGGGTAACTATCTCGGCTTCAACTCGGGCGCCACCTTCGCCGACCGGAGTGCCAAGTTTAAGGCCGACTTCGAGGCCGAGTTCAAGACTGCTCAGAACCTCGCCGGCTCGCCCGGCACCTTCAACACGGTCCGGCTGTACACGAACATCCAGGCCTACTCGCAGGATGACCCCATCGAGGCTTtcgaggccgccatcgacaccAAAACCTCCATCCTTCTTGGTGTCTGGACCTCGGGCGTCGACAACATCGACAAGGAGCTCAGCGCGCTGAAGAAGGCCGTCGCCAAGTACGGCGACAAGTtcatcgacctcgtcatcggcatctCCATCGGCAGCGAGGACCTCTACCGCAACTCGGTCACCGGCGTCAAGAACAAgtccggcgtcggcaactcgcccgaggccatcgccggctTCATCTCCGACTTCAAGAAGACCTTTTCCGGCAACGCCCTCGGCAAGGTTcccgtcggccacgtcgacacCTGGGATGTCTGGGGCAATGCCACCAACaaggccgtcctcgacgccgtcgactggGTCGGTGTTGACGAGTACCCCTACTACGAGAACGGCAAGGGCAACAACATCAAGAACGCCGGCCACCTCTTCGACAAGGCTTACGAAGAGACCAAGAAGGCCGTCGGTGGCAAGCCCGTCTGGGTCACCGAGACCGGCTGGCCCTACACCGGCCCCGATTGGGACGAGGCCGTGGCGAGCGTCGAGAATGCCAAGTTCTACTGGGACGAGATTGGCTGCCGCAAGCTCTTCAACAAGACTCCTACCTTCTGGTACACCCTGCGCGACTCCAACCCGGACAACAAGATGAAGTTTGCCATTACCGATAACCTCTCGACCACGCCCCGCTTCAACCTCACCTGCCCTACCAAGTTCGTGACggatgacgaggtcgacTCTTCGACTGCCACCGCTTCCCACACCGGCACCCAGACGCACGTGGCCGCTCCAACGGGCACTGGTGCCCACTCGAGCCCGAGCTCCAGCCCGAGCTCCGGCTCCGGTAGCTCCGGCTCCAGcagctccggctccggcagcTCCGGCTCcagctccggctccggctccggctccggctccaaCCCTGGCTCCAGTGGCTCCAACTCTGGCTCCAACGCCGGTTCGGGCTCCTCGACTACCACCAGCGGCGCTTCGATGCAAAAGGTAACCAGCGTCACCCTTGTCGGCGTCGCGCTCTTTGCCGGCGTCCTAGCCCTGTTCTAACTTGAAACCGGGTCAAAAGAGGTGGCTGGTTGAAATTATCTTGACGTTTCCCCCATTGCCCTCTGCACAGCGTCATAGAATAGACCGAGGGATAAATGGAAGGACTTGTTCGTGTTTCTAATTTTTCTTTTTCAACCTGTCTTGGTGGGCTTCATATGCGCACGGTATTGTTTGGCACGCCCGCATTATTTGTGCCTCGAGACCCGTCGCAAGTTACATATACTCTCTCTCATAATTCTACAGCGTATGGCACTGTACCTTCTCGCACTCTCTTCCCTCCCATCTTTGTTTCGTAAAGTCATCGTCCTGGTAGAGGCGCACTCTGGTCTGTCTCACGTATCGCAACCTAGCCACAGGCAGTGTACCAACTTGCAAACCAGCAATGCCCAGTGAGGCTATGATTCGCCGTGTCGGCTCCGTTGCTGGTGAACCACTTCGACCACCTTCCACGCCTCGAATCTGGCACCAACGAATTCACCTACCCGGAAATcggtgccgtcctcgagcgcgGCGGAACACGGAAGGGCGAGTAGAgccccgtcgccgctccCGTCACTCATACTGACGGCCCTACgccagccgccgcccccAGGGGACCACTGCCAACGCTCCAGCGCGATACGTTCGCCGGCGCGGACGAAACCCTGGCAATACCGACCGAGACGGACAACACGACCGCGACAGCCCCCTTCATcccgctcgaggacgaggcagacgagcGTGCtccccggcggcgggagcgggTCGAAATCGCGCCAGACCTCCTCGTACGACGTGTCCTTCCCCGTAGCCGGGTTCACCATGGATCCCATCTCGAGCGTCGTGCCATCAGGTTGGGTAACCATGTCACCCTCATCCACTACTGCCTCGGCATCGTTCGTCATCGAGTCCACCCAGTGATGCCACTTTGCATGCGTGCCTCGTCCATTGGGGTGCGTAACCGATGATGTTGATCCGGCGACAGCCCAGTCCAGTCGGGTCAGCGGGaggtcgtcgttgccgtctgTGGCCCACGTTAGCCtagccgacgccgtcgacggatgACATCCCGCTTGTTGGACAATGGGATTCTGTTGGGTGATGGGACTGTCGCACCCTCAGCGTTCTCCCCGGTCGGGGGCTTGAAGACGCGGAGGTCGACGAAGCGCCGCTGCGGAGAGGTGAGGacaatcgtcgtcgtcggctccgccgcctcgtcgggcaGCCATCGTATCGATTCTCGAATGGATATACTGGCCATGATTCAGAAGCTCGAGCCggagagggggagagggggtAGGGCTGTCTTGTTTCCAGCGGCTTGGAAATGACGCACTTTCGTTACGAAAGAGAAAAGTGCGGGGAACATTGGGGCATGCAAGGCGGGTCGTAGATGGATTCAGTGTATGGATTACACCTACATGGCATTTGGACAACGTGCCCCATATGATAATATACCATGATATCATGTTCATATCCAGCCAGCTAGCTGCCTTCCATTCACCACGCATTCGCCTCTCAAATAGTAAGTGAACTGGTAGAGCAATGTCCCGGCACACGGCACTACGTGGCACATGACATATATCTCAGGTATGCATTTTATTACGGCAGGCCATCCATCTGATATATCCTGCTTTTCAGGATCCGATGAATAGCAGCGCTTCGCAAAGGGCTCTCAACGCTGTAAACCATAGTCTAAATCACTCTGACCAGGGATCCAACTAGGCCCCAGGTGTCGGGGCAGCAGTAAATTGTGTGATTTGGgaggtgacgacgaggccggcgacggtggccgaCGTCATGGTCGACATGACGCCCGAGATCAGGGCGGACAGGGCCAACCTCGAAACTTCGCCACCGCGCGAGGgcgcgagctggccgaggatgccgatcTGGATGCCCAGAGAGCCGATGTTTCCGAAGCCGCAGAGGGCATAAGTAGCGATGAGCCGAGAGCGCGGTGAGAGCTTTGCATAGTATGGTTCGGAGGTAAGCGCCTTGAACGCATTGTACTCGTTCTGCGGAATCATATGTCAGTCGTTAAATGTCATACGGCAAACAAACTAACACACAGGCGCGCGCGTGCGCGAAAAACGACAGTGGAGGGGAGACAGAGGGCAAGCTTCACGTACGGTAATGATTTTCTCGGCAATCAGCCTCGCCACCTTGTATATGTCGCCATCCTCTCGCGgaacgccgaggaggaaggagaCAACCCACATGGGGTAAGTCAAGATGGTCTGCAGCGTCAGGGTCGGATCGTTGATGTTGAGGTACCTGCCGACCCAAGTGAGGAGGCCGTTGATGAgtccgacggcggcgaggatgcagAGGAGCGATGCGATGATGGTGCCGCCAATCTTGATGCCCAGCCAAGCTCCGTTGGCGAAGGCGTGGAGCGCATTCTCGGCTttgtgctcgtcgtcgtcggggatgacgacgcggccggccgTCAGCGTCTCCTCCGTCTCGGGGTATCGCAGCTTCGAGATGGCGAGGGAGGCTGGGATGGACATGATGCAGGAAGAGACGAGAGCCTCGGCgttgaggccgaggccgatgtagccgacgaggacggagccGGAGATGGTGGCGAAACCGCAAGTCATGATCTGGTGTATCTCGGCCTTGGTCATGTGAGGGACGAACGGCCGGACGAGCATGGCGGATTCGCCCTGGCCGATGAAGGGGGTCGCggccgccacgacggcctcggcgccggacACTCCGAGGGCCCAGAAGACAAAGGTGGCGAACTTGACGATGAACCACTGAAGGAAGCCTATGTGGTAGAGGACTTGGACGAGAGAGATGAAGAAGATGATGGCGGGAATGACGCCGATGAAGAAATACGGAAGGGCCGCCACCTTTTTTTCCGTGAGAAAGGTAACACCTTCGGAGGCGAAACCGAGCAGGTTGCCTGCGCGATCGGCGATGAAGCGGAAGATGTCGTAGCCGACCGTCGTGCGGAGGACGAAGAGACCGATGACGTACTGGGCAAGCATGCCGCCAATGACGGTACGCCAGTTGACGCGGCTGCGGGCCGCGCTCGTCAGCCAGAAGCAGAAGATGATGACGGCCATGCCGAACAAGCTGATGGCCCGATTGGCCCGGTTGTTGTCGCCCAACTCCTCGGAGGCGaaggtgccggcgacgatggccgcgacggtgacgaaggCACCGCACGGCGTCCGGAGCTTGGGAGGGATGCGGTCAtagatggcgacggcggtgcgtTGCCAGAGCCAGTGGATGGGATCGGAGACGTAACGGATGGGGACGTGGAAGAAGAGCATACGGAGACTGATGCAGAGCCAAACGAGGAAGGGGACGACCCAGTTCTTGTCGTGGCTGTGAaggacgagggaggcgatCCAGATGCTCGTGGCGAACTTGAAGATGAGGAGGTGCAATATGATGCGGCGGTGGCAGTAGATGGGCCCGAGACGGGCAAAGCGCGAGGGCGGGGAGGTGGAAGCGTGGTCCACCGCGTGAAGCTCTCGCGCCTTCTCATGGTCGCTGTAGTCGGGCGGGGTGCCGATGGGcatcttgccgtcggcgccgtggccgtccaTGACGTGATTCTGGGTCGGGATGAGGGTCGGGTCGAACGTGGTGCCGGTGGTGTagacggcatcgacgtggCCGGCAGCGTCCACACGCGGCGAGTGGTGCCTGTGCGGGTGACGATGCTGGTTGGCAGGATCGAGGGCCGGGTCGGGATTGCGATCCAAGCCGGCCGGGACCTCGTGCCGGTGCTCGTGGGCCGGCGCCATGTGCGTGTCGGTCGTCGTCCCGTCGGCGTTGACGGGGACGACGGTGTCGTTGTGAGCCATGCGGAAGGAgatgccgctgctgctgacGACTCGGAAGGGGAGGGCAGGCGAAATTAGAAGCCGGGTGAATCGAGAGCGCGACAGGCGACTACCCGATTCTCGCACATGCAGACACGCACTCGTACTCTCGTGCTCCTCCTACACGAACGTGtacacgacggcgacgaaacGGCGGGCGAGACGTACGAACGAGCGAAGGAACGGAgaagcgagagcgagagcgcaTCGTGGGCCAGGCGACTTTTTTGTaccctcgtccgcctcgaccGCTCCGGTCCAACGAAGGCGGCCCATGGGATGGATGGGCCATGGGGCAATGCGGAGACGGCAGAGGAGGCAAGCCAGTCATGGGGGGGAAGCGAGCCTTTCGATCCACCCCGTCGTGAGGGCTTCGAACGAAGGTACCCCGAATGCATGGCCGCTGTGAGAGTCAGCCGTTGGAGCCAATGCCTTGAAGAAAAGAAGGGTCGGTCATAGCAGGCGGCGGTAAGACGtcgaaggaggaggagtacgtacgtactCGGACGCACAGTTGGTACGCATACGAGTACTTGGGCATAGCGTCCCCCGCAGCAGCAAGCAGACGGGGTGCCCGAGCAGGGGTGGTCAGGATCGCGCGCGCACCGCCAAACACTGCACACGTGCATGTAACTACACGTAGCGTACAGCACGGTGCAGGCGTACGGTGCTTCAGTAATACCTGTTTGGTAGAATGCGGCATTGTAGGAGCACCGGTG includes these proteins:
- a CDS encoding putative glucan endo-1,3-beta-glucosidase eglC, with the translated sequence MRFTSSLLASTLAVGASASGNYLGFNSGATFADRSAKFKADFEAEFKTAQNLAGSPGTFNTVRLYTNIQAYSQDDPIEAFEAAIDTKTSILLGVWTSGVDNIDKELSALKKAVAKYGDKFIDLVIGISIGSEDLYRNSVTGVKNKSGVGNSPEAIAGFISDFKKTFSGNALGKVPVGHVDTWDVWGNATNKAVLDAVDWVGVDEYPYYENGKGNNIKNAGHLFDKAYEETKKAVGGKPVWVTETGWPYTGPDWDEAVASVENAKFYWDEIGCRKLFNKTPTFWYTLRDSNPDNKMKFAITDNLSTTPRFNLTCPTKFVTDDEVDSSTATASHTGTQTHVAAPTGTGAHSSPSSSPSSGSGSSGSSSSGSGSSGSSSGSGSGSGSNPGSSGSNSGSNAGSGSSTTTSGASMQKVTSVTLVGVALFAGVLALF
- a CDS encoding inner membrane transport protein yeiJ: MPHSTKQVLLKHLFGGARAILTTPARAPRLLAAAGDAMPKYSYAYQLCVRVPAMHSGYLRSKPSRRGGSKGSLPPHDWLASSAVSALPHGPSIPWAAFVGPERSRRTRVQKSRLAHDALSLSLLRSFARSYVSPAVSSPSCTQSGSRLSRSRFTRLLISPALPFRVVSSSGISFRMAHNDTVVPVNADGTTTDTHMAPAHEHRHEVPAGLDRNPDPALDPANQHRHPHRHHSPRVDAAGHVDAVYTTGTTFDPTLIPTQNHVMDGHGADGKMPIGTPPDYSDHEKARELHAVDHASTSPPSRFARLGPIYCHRRIILHLLIFKFATSIWIASLVLHSHDKNWVVPFLVWLCISLRMLFFHVPIRYVSDPIHWLWQRTAVAIYDRIPPKLRTPCGAFVTVAAIVAGTFASEELGDNNRANRAISLFGMAVIIFCFWLTSAARSRVNWRTVIGGMLAQYVIGLFVLRTTVGYDIFRFIADRAGNLLGFASEGVTFLTEKKVAALPYFFIGVIPAIIFFISLVQVLYHIGFLQWFIVKFATFVFWALGVSGAEAVVAAATPFIGQGESAMLVRPFVPHMTKAEIHQIMTCGFATISGSVLVGYIGLGLNAEALVSSCIMSIPASLAISKLRYPETEETLTAGRVVIPDDDEHKAENALHAFANGAWLGIKIGGTIIASLLCILAAVGLINGLLTWVGRYLNINDPTLTLQTILTYPMWVVSFLLGVPREDGDIYKVARLIAEKIITNEYNAFKALTSEPYYAKLSPRSRLIATYALCGFGNIGSLGIQIGILGQLAPSRGGEVSRLALSALISGVMSTMTSATVAGLVVTSQITQFTAAPTPGA